From a single Streptomyces sp. NBC_00237 genomic region:
- a CDS encoding molybdopterin cofactor-binding domain-containing protein, whose amino-acid sequence MALGAGELGVHGGEEDGSSRPGIGRRRFLGYVLAAPTLAVAAELGAGTGPAVAASAEAGAGAGAGVGAKAVPSLDITDILDLNDLLTVASLPTANRITIVVNTDGTVSFALPRAEVGQGITTSTAMLIAEEMDVPLEKVKVTLADARPELLFNQFTGASNTTISTFTPVRVAAAVARGRLLEAAAVALGAAVGELTLKAGVVTGPLGRTIGIGALAEKAASGEDRKVAVTLKERGEFSVIGTPRSRIDALEAVTGRKKFAMDLQVPDALPTMVCRPPTLNGKPGAVANLDAVRALPGVTDVAVVSTGVAVRARTFGQCIDAVRALKVSWKPGTAEGKSDETVRKELKDAEIWLGLPAVTPTVEATFTFHFRSNSALETNCAIADVRPDRAEIWSGLKSPIVAQQAIAKRIGLPRDKVTVHVTESGGSFGRRLFFDAALEAAEISKEFGKPVKLMWHRADDSRQGRAHPMATSRVRAAYLGNSVLGYKQRHTSVATDLGHGLGEVITAFAAKLPVGDIGFSETFFQLSQSMPYQFGVYSRLLAETDKGFNTGSMRGVYSPDVVCARELIVDALASKMGKDPLRFRRDFLRDERVRAVLDKAAEVGEWGREMPEGTAQGIALHNEYHSVCAVLVELDCRPETVGRPVRDGVAGPRVTKVVCAVDAGLAVNPRGLEAQMMGGIMDGIAQTLTASLHLRDGHFLEASWDNYFYTRQWNTPPEFKVVVMPPTSEKPGGAGELAVAASAAAVACAYGRATGSMPTVFPINHGTLSFEPKPTVPPVPASPTDGLNHVL is encoded by the coding sequence ATGGCGTTGGGTGCAGGCGAATTGGGCGTGCATGGGGGAGAAGAGGATGGTTCGTCCCGGCCGGGCATCGGTCGGCGCCGCTTCCTCGGGTACGTCCTCGCCGCACCCACCCTCGCGGTCGCCGCGGAACTGGGGGCGGGCACCGGACCGGCGGTCGCGGCCTCGGCCGAGGCAGGGGCAGGAGCAGGGGCAGGAGTAGGCGCCAAGGCGGTTCCCTCCCTCGACATCACCGACATCCTCGACCTCAACGACCTGCTGACCGTCGCCTCGCTCCCCACGGCGAACCGCATCACGATCGTGGTCAACACGGACGGCACGGTCTCCTTCGCGCTCCCGCGCGCCGAGGTCGGGCAGGGCATCACCACCTCGACGGCGATGCTGATCGCCGAGGAGATGGACGTACCGCTGGAGAAGGTGAAGGTCACGCTGGCCGACGCCCGGCCCGAGCTGCTGTTCAACCAGTTCACCGGTGCCTCGAACACGACGATCTCGACCTTCACCCCGGTCCGGGTGGCCGCCGCCGTCGCCCGTGGACGGCTGCTGGAAGCGGCGGCGGTCGCGCTCGGCGCGGCGGTCGGTGAGCTGACCCTCAAGGCCGGGGTCGTCACCGGGCCGCTCGGCAGGACCATCGGGATCGGCGCGCTCGCCGAGAAGGCCGCGAGCGGCGAGGACCGCAAGGTGGCCGTGACGCTGAAGGAGCGCGGCGAATTCAGCGTCATCGGTACGCCGCGGAGCCGGATCGACGCGCTCGAAGCGGTCACCGGGCGCAAGAAGTTCGCCATGGACCTCCAGGTTCCGGACGCCCTGCCGACCATGGTGTGCCGCCCGCCGACGCTCAACGGCAAGCCGGGTGCCGTGGCCAACCTCGACGCCGTACGCGCCCTGCCCGGTGTGACGGATGTGGCTGTCGTGTCGACGGGTGTCGCCGTACGGGCCAGGACCTTCGGCCAGTGCATCGACGCCGTACGCGCACTGAAGGTGTCGTGGAAGCCCGGCACCGCCGAGGGCAAGTCCGACGAGACCGTGCGCAAGGAACTGAAGGACGCCGAGATCTGGCTCGGGCTGCCCGCCGTGACCCCGACCGTGGAGGCCACCTTCACCTTCCACTTCCGCAGCAACAGCGCCCTGGAGACCAACTGCGCCATCGCCGACGTACGCCCCGACCGGGCCGAGATCTGGTCCGGGCTCAAGTCGCCGATCGTCGCGCAGCAGGCCATCGCGAAACGGATCGGGCTGCCGCGCGACAAGGTCACCGTGCACGTCACGGAGAGCGGCGGCTCCTTCGGGCGCAGGCTGTTCTTCGACGCGGCGCTCGAAGCGGCCGAGATATCCAAGGAGTTCGGCAAGCCGGTCAAGCTGATGTGGCACCGGGCCGACGACTCCCGGCAGGGCCGCGCGCACCCGATGGCCACCTCGCGCGTGCGCGCCGCGTACCTGGGCAACTCCGTACTCGGCTACAAGCAGCGGCACACCAGCGTGGCCACCGACCTCGGGCACGGGCTCGGCGAGGTGATCACCGCGTTCGCCGCGAAGCTGCCGGTCGGCGACATCGGGTTCTCCGAGACCTTCTTCCAGCTGTCGCAGTCGATGCCGTACCAGTTCGGCGTGTACAGCAGGCTGCTCGCGGAGACCGACAAGGGCTTCAACACCGGGAGCATGAGAGGGGTTTACTCGCCCGACGTGGTGTGCGCCCGGGAGCTGATCGTGGACGCGCTCGCCTCGAAGATGGGCAAGGACCCGCTGCGGTTCCGCCGCGACTTCCTGCGCGACGAGCGCGTCCGTGCGGTGCTCGACAAGGCCGCCGAAGTGGGGGAGTGGGGGCGCGAGATGCCCGAGGGCACCGCGCAGGGCATCGCACTGCACAACGAGTACCACTCGGTGTGCGCGGTGCTCGTCGAGCTGGACTGCCGCCCCGAGACCGTCGGCCGTCCGGTACGGGACGGAGTGGCCGGGCCGCGCGTCACCAAGGTCGTCTGCGCGGTCGACGCGGGCCTCGCCGTCAACCCGCGCGGACTGGAGGCCCAGATGATGGGCGGGATCATGGACGGCATCGCCCAGACCCTGACGGCGTCGCTGCACCTGCGCGACGGGCACTTCCTCGAAGCGAGCTGGGACAACTACTTCTACACCCGGCAGTGGAACACCCCGCCCGAGTTCAAGGTCGTCGTGATGCCTCCGACGAGTGAAAAGCCCGGCGGGGCAGGAGAGTTGGCCGTCGCCGCGTCGGCGGCTGCGGTCGCCTGCGCGTACGGGCGGGCCACCGGCAGCATGCCGACGGTCTTCCCGATCAACCACGGCACCCTGTCCTTCGAGCCGAAGCCGACGGTGCCGCCCGTGCCCGCGTCCCCGACGGACGGGCTGAACCATGTCCTCTGA
- a CDS encoding (2Fe-2S)-binding protein yields MPEHTFRVNGEQVTVDAADDERLLWVLRDLLGITGPKYGCGINVCKACTSHLNGKAANPCAIPVKALRPTDEVTTIEGLPDTVGADLHPMQEAWLDQDVAQCGYCQPGQIMAAVALVRRVREEGREISEADLDGIRNICRCGTYVRIREAIKAGAQRM; encoded by the coding sequence GTGCCTGAACACACCTTCCGCGTCAACGGCGAGCAGGTCACTGTCGATGCGGCCGACGACGAACGCCTGCTGTGGGTGCTGCGCGACCTCCTCGGCATCACGGGCCCCAAGTACGGCTGCGGCATCAACGTCTGCAAGGCGTGTACGAGTCACCTCAACGGCAAGGCCGCCAACCCCTGCGCGATCCCCGTCAAGGCCCTGCGCCCCACCGACGAGGTCACCACCATCGAGGGCCTCCCCGACACCGTCGGCGCGGACCTCCACCCCATGCAGGAGGCATGGCTCGACCAGGACGTCGCTCAGTGCGGCTACTGCCAGCCGGGCCAGATCATGGCCGCCGTCGCCCTGGTCCGCCGGGTCCGGGAGGAGGGCCGCGAGATCTCGGAGGCGGACCTGGACGGCATCCGCAACATCTGCCGCTGCGGTACGTACGTCCGTATCCGCGAGGCCATCAAGGCGGGTGCGCAACGGATGTGA
- a CDS encoding YafY family protein produces MRADRLVATLLFLQTRPRVTVAEVAAELEVSERTARRDLEALATAGVPVYSTRGRGGGWSLVGGARTDLSGLTAEEIRPLFLLAGPAATSPELRTALRKLVRALPAPLRSAAEAAAQANVLDATDWARTAVTTDGPTLAALQRAVVDGTQVRLGYASPGKPASERTVHPLGLASKAGTDYLVAGTADGLRTFRLSRVVSVEPTGDLVVRPEGFDLATAWRSLAGAMEDRMHAATVRALAEPSALPTLERLMGARLRTTGKGADGRHEIEVDGPTPGVVASQLAGLGARVEILEPPEARARLAELAGELARMYGDPVTTPA; encoded by the coding sequence ATGAGGGCCGACCGGCTGGTGGCGACCCTGCTGTTCCTCCAGACCCGGCCGCGCGTCACCGTGGCCGAGGTGGCGGCGGAGCTCGAAGTGTCCGAGCGCACCGCCCGCCGGGATCTGGAGGCCCTGGCCACCGCCGGGGTCCCCGTCTACTCCACGCGCGGCCGGGGCGGTGGCTGGTCCCTGGTCGGCGGGGCCCGTACGGATCTCAGCGGGCTCACCGCAGAGGAGATCCGGCCCCTGTTCCTGCTCGCGGGCCCTGCCGCGACGTCACCCGAACTCCGCACGGCGCTGCGGAAGTTGGTGCGGGCGCTACCCGCGCCCCTGCGGTCGGCCGCCGAGGCCGCCGCGCAGGCCAACGTGCTCGACGCCACCGACTGGGCACGCACCGCCGTCACCACCGACGGGCCCACGCTGGCCGCGCTCCAGCGGGCCGTGGTGGACGGCACCCAGGTCCGGCTGGGGTACGCGAGTCCCGGCAAGCCCGCGTCGGAGCGCACGGTCCATCCGCTGGGCCTGGCCTCCAAGGCGGGCACCGACTACCTGGTGGCCGGCACGGCGGACGGCCTGCGGACCTTCCGGCTCAGCCGGGTCGTCTCCGTCGAGCCGACCGGCGACCTCGTCGTACGGCCGGAGGGCTTCGACCTCGCCACGGCCTGGCGGTCGCTGGCCGGAGCCATGGAGGACCGGATGCACGCGGCGACGGTGCGCGCGCTCGCCGAACCCAGCGCGCTGCCCACCCTGGAACGCCTCATGGGCGCACGGTTGCGGACCACCGGGAAAGGCGCGGACGGCCGCCACGAGATCGAGGTCGACGGGCCGACGCCCGGGGTCGTCGCCTCGCAGCTGGCCGGTCTCGGAGCGCGCGTCGAGATCCTGGAACCGCCGGAGGCCCGTGCGCGACTGGCCGAGCTGGCGGGGGAGCTGGCGCGGATGTACGGCGATCCGGTCACCACGCCCGCCTGA
- a CDS encoding TIGR03086 family metal-binding protein — MTEHENAQQPASAADPRETLWKAVALAGQTLAAVRPDQFDAPTPCDDYTVGKLSRHLLAVLRRITLAGNGGDVMSVPPVVEDIADDGVAKVWEEAVREARAAWADPAILGRSLTLPFGTLPGAAALVVWSGEFTVHTWDLATATGQHPAWDPEVVALSAKAIQRGLPAEPRGGPVPFGPVVEVPADAPDIEKLVAWTGRKP; from the coding sequence ATGACCGAACACGAGAACGCTCAGCAGCCCGCCTCCGCCGCCGACCCCCGCGAGACCCTGTGGAAGGCCGTCGCCCTGGCCGGACAGACCCTGGCCGCCGTACGCCCCGACCAGTTCGACGCGCCGACCCCCTGTGACGACTACACCGTCGGGAAGCTCTCCCGGCACCTCCTCGCCGTCCTGCGCCGGATCACGCTCGCGGGCAACGGCGGCGACGTCATGTCCGTACCCCCCGTCGTCGAGGACATCGCGGACGACGGGGTCGCGAAGGTCTGGGAGGAGGCCGTCCGTGAGGCCCGGGCCGCCTGGGCGGACCCGGCGATACTCGGGCGCTCGCTGACTCTGCCGTTCGGCACCCTTCCCGGAGCGGCGGCGCTGGTGGTCTGGAGCGGTGAATTCACCGTCCACACCTGGGACCTGGCGACCGCTACCGGCCAGCACCCGGCGTGGGACCCCGAGGTCGTGGCCCTCAGCGCGAAGGCCATCCAGCGCGGTCTGCCCGCCGAGCCGAGGGGCGGCCCTGTGCCGTTCGGCCCGGTGGTGGAGGTTCCCGCGGACGCCCCGGACATCGAGAAGCTGGTGGCGTGGACCGGCCGTAAGCCGTAA
- a CDS encoding dipeptidase, with translation MSADLHGHAVVADTHNDLLMSVVERPPHRWAEFFRERWLPQLQEGGVNIQVLPVFVDDQFRPEVALRRTLRMIEAAHALAEGNPDHVRLCLDGDDIDAALAEDRIALVLALESAPGVDADVELFRTLHRLGVRVASIAHWGRTPLADGSGEDATGSRLTAAGVEALRELERLGVVFDISHLGASCVAHVLELATRPLLASHSGVRALCDHHRNLTDDQIRGVAATGGVVCVNFVPHFLSADPEQQTIERIVDHIEYVIDLVGIDHVGIGPDFLREVIADVVPPCCDSDATGVPLDASLPGLDGPAELPYLTAMLLKRGLPEDHIRAVLGGNVHRLFRAELGRGR, from the coding sequence GTGAGCGCAGATCTGCACGGCCACGCGGTGGTCGCCGACACCCACAACGACCTGCTCATGTCCGTGGTGGAGCGGCCCCCGCACCGCTGGGCGGAGTTCTTCCGCGAGCGCTGGCTCCCCCAACTCCAGGAAGGCGGCGTGAACATACAGGTCCTCCCCGTCTTCGTGGACGACCAGTTCCGCCCCGAGGTAGCCCTGCGCCGCACCCTGCGCATGATCGAGGCCGCGCACGCCCTCGCCGAGGGCAACCCCGACCACGTACGGCTCTGTCTGGACGGCGACGACATCGACGCCGCCCTCGCCGAGGACCGCATCGCCCTCGTCCTCGCCCTGGAGAGCGCACCGGGGGTCGACGCCGACGTGGAACTCTTCCGTACGCTCCACCGCCTCGGCGTACGCGTAGCCTCCATCGCCCACTGGGGCCGCACCCCGCTCGCCGACGGCAGCGGCGAGGACGCCACCGGCAGCAGGCTGACGGCCGCCGGGGTGGAGGCCCTGCGCGAACTGGAGCGCCTGGGCGTCGTCTTCGACATCTCCCACCTCGGTGCGAGCTGCGTCGCCCACGTCCTCGAACTCGCCACCCGCCCCCTCCTCGCCTCCCACTCGGGCGTCCGCGCCCTGTGCGACCACCACCGCAACCTCACCGACGACCAGATCCGGGGCGTCGCCGCGACCGGCGGCGTGGTCTGCGTCAACTTCGTCCCGCACTTCCTCTCCGCCGACCCCGAGCAGCAGACCATCGAGCGGATCGTCGACCACATCGAGTACGTCATCGACCTGGTCGGCATCGATCACGTGGGCATCGGCCCGGACTTCCTGCGCGAGGTCATCGCCGACGTCGTACCGCCCTGCTGCGACAGCGACGCCACGGGCGTCCCCCTGGACGCCTCCCTCCCCGGACTCGACGGGCCCGCCGAACTCCCCTACCTGACGGCGATGTTGCTGAAGCGGGGCCTGCCGGAGGACCACATCCGCGCGGTTCTGGGCGGCAACGTCCACCGCCTGTTCCGGGCGGAGCTGGGCCGGGGCCGCTGA
- a CDS encoding trans-aconitate 2-methyltransferase: protein MTTDDTDRAQSFGAVADAYERFRPGYPTELFDLVTAYAGRPVRTALEIGAGTGKATRLFARHGVAVTATEPDAQMLAELRKHVPADVRTVHAAFEDVRTDTRYDLVYAAAALHWTSPKGRWSRMAALLEPGGVFASFGSPVNLADPAVDEAVRAAQAPYLASSEIRMPGGSPSGSGMQWPGTELQESEWFTEVRQTVIERRPTMSAAAYLGHLSTVSAYLVLPDQDREQVFRRIASVLPATVAVDADLTVHLARRSTRPVPEDHRC, encoded by the coding sequence ATGACCACTGACGATACGGATCGCGCACAGAGCTTCGGCGCCGTCGCGGACGCGTACGAACGGTTCAGGCCGGGGTACCCCACGGAGCTGTTCGACCTGGTGACGGCCTACGCGGGACGGCCGGTCCGCACCGCTCTGGAGATCGGCGCGGGCACGGGCAAGGCGACCCGGCTGTTCGCGCGGCACGGCGTCGCGGTCACCGCGACCGAGCCCGACGCCCAGATGCTCGCCGAGCTGCGCAAGCACGTACCGGCGGACGTCAGGACGGTGCACGCCGCCTTCGAGGACGTACGGACCGACACACGGTACGACCTCGTCTACGCGGCGGCGGCGCTGCACTGGACGAGCCCGAAGGGGCGGTGGTCACGCATGGCCGCACTCCTGGAGCCGGGCGGTGTGTTCGCGTCCTTCGGGAGTCCGGTCAACCTCGCCGATCCGGCCGTCGACGAAGCCGTACGCGCGGCGCAGGCCCCGTACCTGGCGAGTTCGGAGATTCGGATGCCGGGCGGGTCCCCGTCGGGATCCGGCATGCAGTGGCCGGGGACGGAGCTCCAGGAGTCGGAGTGGTTCACCGAGGTGCGCCAGACGGTGATCGAGCGCCGCCCGACGATGAGCGCCGCCGCGTACCTGGGCCACCTCTCGACGGTCTCGGCCTACCTCGTCCTGCCCGACCAGGACCGGGAGCAGGTGTTCCGCCGGATCGCGAGCGTCCTGCCCGCCACCGTCGCCGTCGACGCCGACCTCACCGTCCACCTCGCACGCCGGTCCACCCGGCCCGTTCCCGAGGACCACCGTTGTTAG
- a CDS encoding response regulator transcription factor, whose amino-acid sequence MTDPLAASPAASPGGPPAGPSRPIKVLIVDDQPLVRRGLSLILSPDPAFEVVGEAEDGARAVALARELGPDVVVMDIRMPVLDGVGATEQLAATVPGCRVLALSTFDMDEYVVGALRAGAYGFLPKDSSPEDLASAIRTVHTGEAVVAPRLLTRLISTYVRHPRSTPPPLTGRTELTPREVEVWHLMATGLDNTEISRALDLSLSTVKNYITSIFDKLAVRDRAQAVIAAYESGLVTAARTGDGDGAPERR is encoded by the coding sequence ATGACCGACCCCCTGGCCGCATCCCCCGCCGCATCCCCGGGTGGGCCTCCGGCCGGACCCTCGCGCCCCATCAAGGTCCTGATCGTGGACGACCAGCCGCTGGTCCGCCGAGGTCTCTCGCTGATCCTCTCCCCCGACCCGGCGTTCGAGGTGGTGGGCGAGGCCGAGGACGGCGCGCGGGCCGTCGCGCTCGCCCGCGAACTGGGGCCCGACGTCGTGGTCATGGACATCCGGATGCCCGTACTCGACGGGGTCGGCGCGACCGAACAGCTCGCCGCGACCGTACCCGGCTGCCGTGTCCTGGCGCTCAGCACCTTCGACATGGACGAGTACGTGGTGGGGGCGCTGCGCGCCGGGGCCTACGGGTTCCTGCCCAAGGACAGCTCCCCGGAGGACCTGGCCTCGGCCATCCGCACCGTCCACACGGGCGAGGCGGTCGTCGCGCCGCGTCTGCTCACGCGGCTGATCTCCACGTACGTACGCCATCCCCGCAGCACGCCGCCGCCCCTCACCGGAAGAACCGAACTCACGCCCCGCGAGGTCGAGGTGTGGCACCTGATGGCCACCGGTCTGGACAACACGGAGATCTCCCGCGCCCTGGACCTCAGCCTGTCCACCGTCAAGAACTACATCACCAGCATCTTCGACAAGCTGGCCGTCCGCGACCGCGCCCAGGCGGTCATCGCCGCGTACGAATCGGGCCTGGTCACCGCCGCCCGTACGGGAGACGGTGACGGGGCGCCAGAACGGCGGTGA
- a CDS encoding sensor histidine kinase has protein sequence MARNRGEDQVENEDQVQVQVENEDQVRDTDTDTDQVQDKDRVQDAEPPWTRNDALVTGGACVMNLLSYVFFDDPGTTHDVNAAGFLLVAVGALPLLARRRHPVAAFAAVLALDATAAVTVPLPHHFGAVLVVALYSVARARPGRVTALAALATVAVTLLSQSGGRLPPWQHAVSPPLTTLIVVGTALVVNRWQREVAANRQLLADRAVAEERRRIARELHDIVAHHITTMQLMAGGARANLARPDVARDALVTLESSGRLALREMRQLLDVLRADDEPETGPSLPQPGVDDLDRLVTESRNAGLPTTFAVEGPPRPLPPTVGLTVFRVVQEALTNTRKHAGASQASVRLTYDREKIAVEVRDDGRGTPAHEDAPAPHRGGYGLVGMRERVALHGGTLTAGPRAAGGFAVVAELPLTD, from the coding sequence ATGGCCAGGAACCGGGGCGAAGACCAGGTCGAGAACGAGGACCAGGTCCAGGTCCAGGTCGAGAACGAGGACCAGGTCCGGGACACGGACACGGACACGGACCAGGTTCAGGACAAGGACCGGGTCCAGGACGCCGAACCGCCCTGGACCCGCAACGACGCCCTCGTGACCGGCGGGGCCTGCGTCATGAACCTGCTCAGTTACGTGTTCTTCGACGACCCCGGCACCACCCACGACGTGAACGCGGCCGGGTTCCTGCTCGTCGCCGTCGGGGCGCTGCCGCTGCTGGCCCGCCGCCGCCACCCGGTCGCCGCGTTCGCCGCCGTGCTGGCGCTCGACGCGACGGCCGCCGTGACCGTCCCGCTGCCCCACCACTTCGGTGCCGTCCTGGTGGTCGCGCTGTACTCGGTCGCCCGGGCCCGCCCCGGCCGCGTCACGGCGCTCGCGGCCCTCGCGACGGTGGCGGTGACGCTGCTCAGCCAGAGCGGCGGGCGGCTGCCGCCGTGGCAGCACGCCGTCTCCCCGCCCCTGACCACCCTGATCGTCGTCGGCACCGCACTGGTGGTGAACCGCTGGCAACGGGAGGTGGCGGCCAACCGGCAGCTCCTCGCCGACCGGGCCGTGGCCGAGGAACGACGCCGCATCGCACGGGAGTTGCACGACATCGTGGCCCACCACATCACCACCATGCAGCTGATGGCGGGCGGTGCGCGCGCCAATCTCGCCCGGCCCGACGTGGCCAGGGACGCCCTGGTCACCCTGGAGTCCTCGGGGCGGCTCGCGCTGCGCGAGATGCGCCAGCTCCTCGACGTACTACGGGCCGACGACGAGCCGGAGACCGGGCCTTCGCTGCCGCAGCCCGGCGTCGACGACCTCGACCGGCTGGTCACCGAGTCCCGGAACGCGGGGCTCCCGACCACGTTCGCCGTCGAAGGGCCGCCCCGTCCGCTGCCGCCGACCGTCGGCCTGACGGTGTTCCGGGTGGTGCAGGAGGCCCTCACCAACACCCGTAAGCACGCGGGGGCTTCGCAGGCGTCCGTACGGCTGACGTACGACCGGGAGAAGATCGCCGTGGAGGTACGGGACGACGGCCGGGGCACGCCCGCGCACGAGGACGCGCCCGCGCCGCACCGGGGCGGCTACGGCCTGGTCGGGATGCGCGAGCGCGTCGCCCTGCACGGCGGCACCCTCACGGCGGGCCCGCGGGCCGCCGGGGGGTTCGCCGTGGTCGCCGAACTCCCCCTGACCGACTGA
- a CDS encoding MMPL family transporter — translation MIRALTGYSTRNPWKVIVLWVLLGVALSALTPTLMSRVTQHQTGDFLPRTYDSAAALHLAQEKFGENPDATTVTVLVAREDGKALGVADHERIAAESAKLGQRRVIMPVEDDVPRFLVPDRSQTPAVAPAMTAPDRSFQLLSAQLMGSPSDTGVQGVYRTFRDDARTRFAEAGMRTGFTGSLAEVVDTTDEHEVATTVGGILVTVLIVLLNVLAFRSALAALLPLLAVAMIGGVAAGAVAGTALLSGRKLDAGTPGLINVVLLGIGIDYLLFLLFRFREHLRERPGQSPREAAAQVSGRVGTAITSAALTIVAAFATLGLATFGQFRSMGPAIAVAVLVMLLGSLTLMPALLAAAGRKMFWPSKALERTPDERGRSARFGELVTRRPLLMLAASIALLGALAAGLVGMRMDYGRDASGGQTAASATAAEIARALPAGVSDPTTVFVTADGGGTLTTGQLGGLVRALTQVEGVGKTAPTVLSEDRRAARIDLYPTADPQSQQARDLASGPIRDTAARHAPDGTTARVGGTAAIFADVATAVDKDLRIVFPVAAALITLILLLLLRSLLAPVVLMLSVGLGFAATLGAATLLFQRALGEPGVDFTLPLVLFLFVVALGTDYNILIADRIREEMRQPGPARAAVARAVRHTTPAVATAGMVLAGSFATLATTPGNAQIAFAMTLGILLSALVLSLVLVPALAALLGRALWWPFRPGPGKSGAHGRR, via the coding sequence TTGATCCGCGCCCTGACCGGATACTCCACCCGTAACCCCTGGAAGGTCATCGTCCTGTGGGTGCTGCTCGGGGTCGCACTGAGCGCCCTGACCCCGACCCTGATGTCCCGCGTCACCCAGCACCAGACCGGGGACTTCCTTCCGCGTACGTACGACTCGGCGGCGGCGCTGCACCTCGCGCAGGAGAAGTTCGGGGAGAACCCCGACGCCACCACCGTGACCGTGCTCGTCGCCCGCGAGGACGGCAAGGCCCTCGGGGTGGCCGACCACGAGCGGATCGCGGCCGAGTCGGCGAAGCTGGGCCAGCGCCGGGTGATCATGCCCGTCGAGGACGACGTCCCCAGGTTCCTGGTCCCCGACCGCTCCCAGACGCCCGCCGTCGCCCCGGCGATGACCGCGCCCGACCGGAGCTTCCAGCTGCTGTCCGCCCAGCTCATGGGCAGCCCTTCGGACACCGGCGTGCAGGGCGTCTACCGCACCTTCCGCGACGACGCCCGGACGCGGTTCGCCGAGGCGGGGATGCGCACCGGATTCACCGGCAGCCTCGCCGAGGTCGTCGACACCACCGACGAGCACGAGGTCGCCACGACCGTCGGCGGAATCCTCGTCACGGTGCTCATCGTCCTGCTGAACGTCCTGGCCTTCCGCAGCGCGCTGGCCGCCCTGCTGCCGCTGCTCGCGGTCGCCATGATCGGAGGCGTCGCGGCGGGCGCCGTCGCAGGGACCGCGCTGCTCTCGGGGCGCAAACTCGACGCGGGCACCCCGGGACTGATCAACGTCGTCCTGCTCGGCATCGGCATCGACTACCTCCTCTTCCTGCTGTTCCGCTTCCGCGAGCACCTGCGCGAGCGGCCCGGGCAGTCACCCCGCGAGGCAGCCGCACAGGTCTCCGGGCGGGTCGGCACCGCGATCACCTCGGCGGCGCTCACCATCGTGGCCGCGTTCGCGACGCTGGGTCTGGCCACCTTCGGACAGTTCCGCTCGATGGGACCGGCCATCGCCGTCGCCGTCCTGGTGATGCTGCTCGGCAGCCTCACCCTGATGCCCGCGCTCCTCGCGGCGGCCGGACGCAAGATGTTCTGGCCGTCCAAGGCCCTGGAACGCACCCCGGACGAGCGCGGCCGTTCCGCCCGCTTCGGGGAACTGGTCACCCGACGTCCGCTGCTGATGCTCGCCGCCTCGATCGCCCTGCTCGGCGCGCTGGCAGCGGGCCTGGTCGGCATGCGCATGGACTATGGCCGGGACGCCTCCGGCGGACAGACCGCCGCCTCGGCCACCGCCGCGGAGATCGCGCGCGCCCTCCCCGCCGGAGTGTCCGACCCCACCACCGTGTTCGTCACCGCCGACGGCGGCGGCACCCTCACCACCGGACAGCTCGGCGGCCTCGTCCGTGCGCTCACCCAGGTCGAAGGCGTCGGCAAGACCGCGCCGACCGTTCTCAGCGAGGACCGCCGCGCCGCCCGCATCGACCTCTACCCGACCGCGGACCCGCAGAGCCAGCAGGCCCGCGACCTGGCCTCGGGCCCGATCCGGGACACGGCCGCACGGCACGCGCCCGACGGGACGACGGCCCGCGTGGGCGGCACGGCAGCGATCTTCGCGGACGTGGCGACCGCCGTCGACAAGGACCTGAGGATCGTGTTCCCGGTCGCCGCCGCGCTGATCACCCTGATCCTGCTGCTGCTCCTGCGGAGCCTGCTCGCCCCGGTGGTCCTGATGCTGTCCGTCGGGCTCGGGTTCGCCGCCACCCTCGGCGCGGCCACCCTGCTCTTCCAGCGCGCGCTCGGCGAGCCGGGTGTCGACTTCACGCTGCCGCTGGTGCTGTTCCTGTTCGTCGTGGCCCTCGGCACCGACTACAACATCCTGATCGCCGACCGGATACGGGAGGAGATGCGGCAGCCGGGCCCGGCCCGCGCCGCCGTCGCCCGCGCCGTGCGGCACACGACGCCCGCCGTCGCGACGGCCGGAATGGTGCTGGCGGGCTCCTTCGCCACGCTCGCCACCACCCCGGGCAACGCCCAGATCGCCTTCGCGATGACGCTCGGCATCCTGCTCTCCGCGCTCGTCCTGTCGCTGGTACTGGTCCCCGCGCTCGCCGCGCTGCTCGGGCGCGCCCTGTGGTGGCCGTTCCGCCCGGGGCCGGGGAAGAGCGGGGCTCACGGAAGGCGGTGA